A window of Lacibacter sediminis contains these coding sequences:
- the purS gene encoding phosphoribosylformylglycinamidine synthase subunit PurS encodes MTYTVQVKVMPLKDLLDPQGKAVMGGLSNLGLQGVADVRIGKNISMQIDAATADDAKAIAEEAAKKLLANPVMEQYEISVN; translated from the coding sequence ATGACGTACACAGTTCAGGTGAAAGTAATGCCGCTGAAAGATTTATTAGATCCACAAGGTAAAGCCGTAATGGGTGGTTTAAGTAATTTAGGTTTACAAGGCGTGGCTGATGTGCGTATTGGAAAAAATATCAGCATGCAGATCGATGCGGCTACTGCCGACGACGCAAAAGCAATTGCTGAAGAAGCTGCAAAAAAACTCCTCGCCAACCCGGTGATGGAGCAGTACGAAATTTCAGTGAACTAA
- a CDS encoding CDP-alcohol phosphatidyltransferase family protein produces the protein MKQIPNLFTLLNLVFGCIAIILILQPGESITTVNGENLVINLPEKMAYASFFIFAAGIVDFLDGFLARLMKASSEMGKQLDSLSDCVTFGVAPTMIMYQLLRMSYLKEETAFDTSIWFLLPAILIACGAAWRLAKFNIDKRQSISFRGVPTPITGFMVAALPLVVWYNNWDLAPLVLNRWVLYGITVLISYLMVSDLPIMSLKFKDYSFKGNQPKIILAVISISLAVVFQWAAIPLIYLTYVALSLLLRKQIS, from the coding sequence ATGAAACAAATCCCAAATCTTTTTACACTGCTGAATCTGGTATTCGGCTGCATTGCGATCATTCTTATTCTGCAACCTGGAGAATCAATTACAACAGTTAATGGAGAAAATCTTGTTATTAATCTCCCGGAGAAAATGGCGTATGCTTCTTTCTTCATTTTTGCAGCAGGTATCGTTGATTTTCTCGACGGCTTTCTTGCACGTTTAATGAAGGCATCTTCCGAAATGGGAAAACAACTCGATTCATTAAGCGATTGTGTGACGTTTGGTGTAGCGCCAACAATGATCATGTATCAACTGCTGCGCATGAGTTACCTCAAAGAAGAAACAGCTTTTGATACGTCCATTTGGTTTTTGTTACCAGCCATACTCATTGCCTGTGGTGCAGCATGGCGATTGGCCAAATTCAACATTGATAAACGCCAAAGCATTTCTTTCCGTGGTGTTCCTACACCCATCACCGGGTTTATGGTAGCAGCCTTACCATTGGTAGTTTGGTACAATAACTGGGATCTGGCGCCGCTTGTATTGAACCGCTGGGTATTGTACGGCATCACTGTTCTTATCAGCTATCTCATGGTTAGCGATCTGCCCATCATGAGTCTCAAGTTTAAAGATTACAGCTTTAAGGGAAATCAACCCAAGATCATACTGGCGGTTATCTCGATTAGTTTGGCAGTTGTTTTTCAATGGGCGGCTATTCCGCTTATTTATTTAACCTACGTTGCTTTATCTTTGCTGCTTCGTAAACAAATCTCATAA
- a CDS encoding PepSY-like domain-containing protein, with product MKIVFSFLIFLIFSHTNTNAQQIFSVPDIVKQSFDKQYPEAKDLKWSGGLDNHVVRFTLGERKLKANYTPKGDWVSTEEQVKLETLPEVVQQGFKNSKYKDWTLKDVLTVTKPRIEANEYYIIVQKSVLNKKKLVFDAKGRLYEELLSL from the coding sequence ATGAAAATTGTTTTTTCCTTTTTGATCTTCTTGATTTTTTCGCATACGAACACCAATGCTCAACAGATATTTTCTGTCCCTGATATCGTGAAACAGAGTTTTGATAAACAATATCCTGAAGCAAAAGATCTGAAATGGAGTGGAGGATTAGATAATCATGTTGTACGTTTTACTTTAGGTGAGCGAAAGTTGAAAGCAAATTACACGCCTAAAGGTGATTGGGTAAGCACTGAGGAACAAGTGAAGCTGGAAACGTTGCCGGAAGTTGTGCAGCAAGGGTTTAAAAACAGCAAGTACAAAGACTGGACTTTGAAAGATGTATTAACTGTTACAAAGCCAAGGATCGAAGCAAACGAGTACTATATCATTGTGCAGAAATCTGTGCTCAATAAAAAGAAACTGGTGTTTGATGCAAAAGGAAGATTGTATGAAGAGCTGCTGAGCCTTTAA
- a CDS encoding M1 family metallopeptidase, with protein sequence MKNIVLIVAIVCTSFELYAQPNRWQQRVKYVMDIDMDVTTNRYSGKQKLEYTNNSPDTLDKLFYHVYWNAFQPNSMMDTRSRELGKTKIGRGQDWDARVRDRILNLKENEIGYQKIKSLKLNGVAQTITEHETILEVKLSKSILPKQKVMLEMEWDAQVPLQVRRSGRDAANGVKFSMSQWYPKLCEYDADGWHPNPYVAREFYGVWGDFDVNITIDKKFVIGGTGYLTNANQIGHGYEAAGVKVVRPAGDKLTWKFTAPNVHDFVWAADAEYKHILRQVKNGPTLHVFYNYQPNNPKNDEAWMKVADAAEIVYPFIAKSFGAYPYKQYSFIQGGDGGMEYPMATLLNGPGLGTVFHEWMHTWYQMLMGTNESLYAWMDEGFTDYATDLVANYYFTEMAKRSGTTREDDDKLPKYHADNYSSYFSLVKSRLEEPMTTHADHFNTNFAYSIASYSKGAVFLSQLGYIAGDTVRDKTLLEYYKQWRFKHPNVNDFMRIAEKVSGLQLDWYKEYWVNSTKTIDYGIDSLWEEGGKSKIRLKRVNEMPMPIDLVLTFKDGTQQMHYVPAYLMFGEKPAENTITRTVYPAWKWTHPTYVIEFDKPLRDLTIVEIDPSQRMADVDRRNNKLELKW encoded by the coding sequence ATGAAGAATATTGTTTTGATCGTAGCTATTGTCTGTACCTCATTTGAACTGTATGCCCAGCCTAATCGATGGCAGCAACGGGTAAAATATGTGATGGATATTGATATGGACGTAACCACAAATCGTTACAGCGGTAAACAGAAACTCGAATACACCAACAACTCTCCTGATACATTAGATAAACTGTTTTATCATGTTTACTGGAATGCATTTCAGCCAAACAGTATGATGGATACCCGCAGCCGTGAGTTAGGTAAAACTAAAATTGGCAGGGGACAGGATTGGGATGCTCGTGTGAGGGATCGTATACTCAATCTGAAAGAAAATGAGATCGGTTACCAGAAAATAAAGTCGCTGAAGTTGAATGGTGTTGCACAAACAATAACCGAACATGAAACCATTCTTGAAGTAAAACTCAGCAAATCTATTTTGCCAAAGCAAAAAGTAATGCTTGAAATGGAATGGGATGCGCAGGTTCCTTTACAGGTTCGTCGTAGTGGAAGAGATGCAGCAAATGGTGTAAAATTTTCGATGTCGCAATGGTATCCCAAGTTATGTGAATACGATGCAGATGGCTGGCATCCCAACCCATATGTTGCCCGTGAGTTTTATGGCGTGTGGGGCGATTTTGATGTAAACATTACCATCGATAAAAAGTTTGTCATTGGCGGCACGGGTTATTTAACCAATGCAAATCAAATAGGTCATGGATATGAAGCTGCAGGTGTAAAAGTGGTTCGACCTGCAGGTGATAAACTTACCTGGAAGTTTACAGCCCCTAATGTGCACGATTTTGTTTGGGCTGCAGATGCTGAATACAAACATATTCTTCGGCAGGTGAAGAATGGTCCAACGCTTCATGTGTTCTATAACTATCAACCAAACAATCCTAAGAATGATGAAGCATGGATGAAGGTGGCTGATGCTGCTGAGATCGTTTATCCGTTCATTGCAAAAAGCTTCGGTGCATATCCTTACAAACAATATTCATTTATTCAAGGTGGCGATGGCGGTATGGAATATCCCATGGCCACATTGCTGAACGGACCCGGGCTTGGTACTGTTTTTCATGAATGGATGCACACCTGGTACCAAATGTTGATGGGCACCAATGAAAGTTTATATGCATGGATGGATGAAGGGTTTACTGATTATGCAACTGACCTTGTTGCCAACTATTATTTCACAGAGATGGCAAAACGCAGCGGCACAACACGTGAGGATGATGATAAATTGCCAAAGTATCATGCAGATAATTACAGCAGTTATTTCAGCCTGGTGAAAAGCCGGTTAGAGGAACCAATGACAACACATGCAGATCACTTCAATACTAATTTTGCCTATTCAATTGCTTCTTATTCAAAAGGCGCCGTGTTTCTTTCTCAGTTAGGGTATATCGCAGGTGATACTGTAAGAGATAAAACTTTACTGGAGTATTATAAGCAATGGCGTTTTAAACATCCCAACGTAAATGATTTTATGCGTATTGCTGAGAAGGTAAGTGGACTGCAATTGGATTGGTACAAAGAATATTGGGTGAACAGTACAAAAACGATCGATTATGGTATTGATAGTTTATGGGAAGAAGGTGGCAAATCGAAAATACGTTTGAAGCGTGTGAATGAAATGCCGATGCCCATTGATCTTGTACTGACATTTAAGGATGGCACACAGCAAATGCACTATGTTCCTGCTTATCTTATGTTTGGTGAAAAGCCTGCAGAGAATACAATTACGAGAACAGTTTATCCTGCATGGAAATGGACACATCCAACTTATGTAATTGAGTTTGATAAACCACTCAGAGATCTAACGATCGTGGAAATTGATCCATCACAACGGATGGCTGATGTTGACAGGAGGAATAATAAGCTTGAATTGAAATGGTAA
- the rsmI gene encoding 16S rRNA (cytidine(1402)-2'-O)-methyltransferase: MLILVPTPIGNLKDITLRALEVLQDADLILAEDTRTSGVLLNHYNIQKPISPYHQHNEHKIVQHLVDQLKEGKKMALLTDAGTPGISDPAFLLVRECVKNDIVVETLPGATAFVPALVNSGLPTTRFTFEGFLPQKKGRMTALKQLAEEERTMIFYESPFRLLKTLNDFMQYFGEDRLCCVSRELTKKFEENKRGTLKEVHDHFAAKAIKGEIVIVVAGKE, encoded by the coding sequence ATGTTGATTCTTGTTCCCACTCCAATCGGTAATCTGAAAGATATTACACTCCGTGCATTGGAAGTGCTGCAGGATGCTGATCTGATACTTGCAGAAGATACACGTACGAGTGGCGTTCTGCTGAATCATTACAACATTCAAAAACCCATCTCGCCTTATCACCAGCACAACGAGCATAAAATCGTGCAACACCTGGTTGATCAGCTAAAAGAAGGAAAGAAAATGGCTTTGCTGACTGATGCCGGTACTCCCGGTATCAGCGATCCTGCGTTTCTCCTCGTTCGTGAATGTGTTAAGAATGATATCGTGGTTGAAACATTGCCGGGTGCTACTGCATTTGTGCCTGCGCTTGTGAATAGCGGATTACCAACCACACGTTTTACATTCGAAGGATTTCTTCCGCAGAAAAAAGGAAGAATGACTGCACTCAAGCAATTGGCAGAAGAAGAACGAACAATGATCTTTTATGAATCGCCTTTTCGGTTGTTGAAAACACTCAATGATTTCATGCAGTATTTTGGTGAAGATCGTTTGTGTTGTGTAAGCCGTGAGCTCACCAAAAAGTTTGAAGAAAACAAGCGTGGTACATTAAAAGAAGTACATGATCATTTTGCAGCCAAAGCCATCAAAGGTGAAATTGTAATTGTGGTGGCTGGTAAAGAATAA
- a CDS encoding aminopeptidase P family protein gives MKFQPIKPELFTKNRERFIKAMQPNSIAVFVSNDEWPMNGDALHSYKQNSDLFWLTGVMQEDSMVILFPDNPDPKFREVLVLVRPNELKEKWDGKRLRANEARGISGIQTIVWLDSIEGLLQAWVHLADHIYLSSNENDRKASPIRSRDYRFIDEMKAKYPLHNFLRAAKIMRDLRAIKTAEEVELMQKAMDITDVTFRRLLGFIKPGVRENEIEAEIYHSFLSQGSTGPAYGSIIASGDNARTLHYVSNNGECKDGELILMDFGAEYGGYCADLTRTVPVNGKFTRRQKTVYNACLNIHNYCKSILKPGITIVDYTNKVGEEATQQFLKIGLLKKTDVKNEDAENRAYRKYLYHGISHHLGIDVHDLGTKTEPVKAGMVFTIEPGIYIEEEQMGVRIENNFWITRSGNKDLMKNIPITVEEIEALMKK, from the coding sequence ATGAAATTTCAGCCCATTAAACCCGAACTGTTTACAAAAAACCGTGAACGTTTTATCAAAGCCATGCAACCCAACTCAATTGCTGTTTTTGTAAGCAACGATGAGTGGCCCATGAATGGTGACGCACTACATTCGTATAAACAAAACAGCGATCTCTTTTGGCTTACCGGCGTAATGCAGGAAGACAGTATGGTAATCTTGTTTCCTGATAATCCTGATCCGAAGTTCAGGGAAGTGTTGGTGCTTGTTCGTCCAAATGAATTAAAAGAGAAGTGGGATGGTAAACGCTTGCGTGCAAATGAAGCAAGAGGAATTTCCGGTATTCAAACAATTGTTTGGTTAGATAGTATTGAAGGATTGCTGCAGGCATGGGTACACCTTGCTGATCATATTTATTTAAGCAGTAACGAGAACGATCGCAAAGCTTCGCCTATCCGTAGTCGTGACTACCGCTTTATTGATGAGATGAAAGCAAAATATCCGTTGCATAATTTTCTACGTGCTGCAAAAATTATGAGAGATCTGCGTGCCATTAAAACAGCAGAGGAAGTGGAACTGATGCAGAAGGCAATGGATATTACCGATGTAACCTTCCGTCGCTTACTTGGTTTTATTAAACCTGGTGTAAGGGAAAATGAAATTGAAGCAGAGATCTATCATTCATTTTTATCGCAGGGCTCAACAGGTCCCGCATACGGAAGTATTATTGCCAGTGGCGATAATGCAAGAACATTGCATTACGTTAGCAATAACGGGGAATGTAAAGATGGCGAATTGATCTTGATGGATTTTGGTGCAGAGTATGGTGGCTATTGTGCCGATCTTACACGCACTGTTCCGGTGAATGGTAAGTTTACACGCAGGCAAAAAACAGTTTACAATGCTTGCCTGAATATTCACAACTATTGCAAGAGCATTCTGAAGCCGGGCATCACCATTGTTGATTATACCAATAAAGTAGGAGAGGAAGCAACACAACAGTTTTTAAAAATTGGTTTATTGAAAAAGACTGATGTGAAGAATGAAGATGCAGAGAACAGAGCTTACCGCAAATATCTCTATCATGGTATCTCCCATCATCTTGGGATTGATGTGCATGATCTTGGTACAAAAACAGAACCTGTAAAAGCAGGCATGGTGTTTACCATTGAGCCCGGTATTTATATTGAAGAAGAACAAATGGGTGTACGCATTGAAAATAATTTCTGGATCACCCGCAGTGGAAATAAAGATCTCATGAAGAATATTCCCATCACGGTTGAAGAGATCGAAGCATTGATGAAGAAATAA